Proteins co-encoded in one Halodesulfovibrio marinisediminis DSM 17456 genomic window:
- a CDS encoding flagellar hook protein FlgE, with the protein MSITGSMYNGISGLQAQSQATLVVSNNLANSSTVGFKSSSVIFQDVFYETVNAGQTGNGVSVANIDTDFSQGSYQSTGSNTDLAITGDGYFMVKDPNNGAVYYTRAGNFDFDEEGYLVDPEGNRVQGWEMENGSPTGAIGDIKIDDSQSPPKATNSIQMSLNLNASAEDNSTATVDDNGTPGDPTDDTTSCAYTALFDMYDGTASPPLDQSRYEYQSTITVYDEAGGTHELTVYMDPVSVDADGNTVWEYTVASNPGEDMREGFEGTEAAGLLMAGTITFSPSGAMSSMTAYTPVASTGGAFDGKDPSNWTLAEFDDAGVPLLEANFSGSDENQKISMNFGMVNKDHDTGNGWAGAVDNDSDGAVTLADLQNSGADVDYTDLPGFNDPYINYSATTCYESSSATLGLYQDGFSTGTLQNVTVDQAGAISGEYSNGQTIQLYNLGIADFANEDGLSAQGGNKFLATAESGEAIVGIPGVGGMGGILSNTLEISNVDMAQEMTNLIILQSAYQANSKVITTADTLLQTAINLKRN; encoded by the coding sequence ATGAGTATTACAGGTTCAATGTACAACGGTATTTCCGGGTTGCAGGCGCAGAGTCAGGCAACACTGGTTGTCAGTAACAACCTTGCTAACTCCAGCACTGTAGGTTTCAAAAGTTCCAGTGTTATCTTTCAAGATGTTTTCTACGAAACAGTAAACGCAGGACAGACTGGTAATGGTGTTTCTGTAGCAAATATCGACACTGATTTTTCACAGGGGTCATACCAGTCAACAGGTTCCAATACAGACCTTGCCATAACCGGAGACGGGTACTTTATGGTGAAGGATCCGAATAACGGGGCTGTGTACTACACCCGTGCCGGTAACTTTGATTTTGATGAAGAAGGCTACCTTGTAGATCCTGAAGGTAACCGTGTGCAGGGCTGGGAGATGGAGAACGGCAGCCCTACCGGTGCGATTGGTGATATCAAGATTGATGACTCGCAGTCTCCGCCGAAGGCTACAAATAGTATCCAGATGTCTCTCAACCTCAATGCTTCCGCAGAGGATAACAGCACAGCGACAGTTGATGATAATGGAACTCCGGGTGACCCGACAGATGATACTACCAGCTGCGCTTACACTGCACTTTTTGACATGTATGACGGAACTGCGTCTCCGCCACTTGATCAGAGCCGGTATGAATATCAGTCCACAATTACCGTGTATGACGAAGCAGGTGGAACACATGAGCTGACCGTATATATGGACCCTGTTTCTGTGGATGCGGATGGGAATACTGTATGGGAATACACCGTAGCCAGTAATCCCGGTGAGGATATGCGAGAAGGTTTTGAAGGAACTGAAGCTGCCGGTCTTCTTATGGCAGGTACAATCACGTTTTCTCCTTCAGGAGCCATGTCTTCCATGACTGCGTACACTCCGGTGGCATCTACTGGTGGGGCTTTCGATGGTAAGGACCCGTCTAACTGGACGCTTGCAGAATTTGATGATGCCGGTGTTCCGCTTTTAGAGGCTAACTTCTCAGGCAGTGACGAGAATCAGAAGATTTCTATGAATTTCGGAATGGTGAACAAAGACCATGATACAGGAAACGGCTGGGCTGGTGCGGTGGATAACGATAGTGACGGGGCAGTAACGCTTGCGGATTTGCAGAACAGTGGCGCAGACGTTGATTATACTGATCTGCCGGGCTTCAATGATCCATATATCAACTACTCTGCGACAACCTGTTATGAGTCCAGTTCTGCAACATTAGGTTTGTATCAGGACGGGTTTTCAACTGGTACGTTACAGAATGTCACTGTTGATCAGGCAGGTGCTATCAGTGGTGAGTACTCTAATGGTCAGACTATCCAGTTGTACAATCTCGGGATAGCCGATTTCGCCAACGAGGATGGACTAAGTGCGCAGGGTGGTAACAAGTTTCTTGCCACTGCGGAATCCGGAGAGGCTATTGTTGGTATTCCGGGTGTTGGCGGTATGGGAGGTATCCTTTCTAATACGTTGGAAATTTCCAACGTGGATATGGCGCAGGAAATGACTAACCTGATTATCCTGCAATCTGCGTATCAGGCAAACAGTAAGGTTATTACAACCGCGGATACTCTGTTGCAGACAGCTATTAATCTGAAGCGGAACTAG
- the flgK gene encoding flagellar hook-associated protein FlgK, with protein sequence MINAIYNTGLNGMVNSQASVNVTTNNIANADVAGYKKQTPIYQTSSSIQTHGLTVGTGAQIAGIEASMNYFVEQQYLATSSEAAKYNQQLSYQMQLESTLGQSDTTGLNAALSGFFSAWNTLAADPTQPGAWEEVFSTAQGIATTYNDTYAQMEKIYQSIDQEISAQVSEANVLIDEIAALNAQVAANPSDNQAVDARDQAIRELSTYTNITVEYQTDGTVTVLAEGRYALVEGQETHHLSHQPAQSRESLMPSSTYDGGVEFKGDSSEEIMIEFIDDTHYYASLDGGKTWITDESGNPVVYEAGDADDPENVAGVDIWFSTNSGTHATGDRYIITPKSGLYLEKGDGSYLNLTPMTDDQGVLAQDKATSGSIAGLFITRDDSIKPTMDAMDGLAEALIWETNVLHSKGAGLEHHTSLSGSYDVKDATVPLSESGLYFADRLEAGTVEYVLYNDDGSVASTVSIDVDPVTDSLDDIATKINTASGGDLTATVTAEGTLELASGSGLSFEVAQDDANLMAGVGLNTFFTGTSADAIAVNGYVANNPQHINAGSVNEDGSVVSGDNSIAFQLAALAEQDVSITVGTVTYTDSLSSFSSMIVSDVGADVMLAEQNQVYAQGSNEYYYDYQLSSSGVNVDEEQVNLIKYQQQYEACVKVITTARDMLDEVLDML encoded by the coding sequence ATGATTAATGCTATCTACAACACCGGTCTGAACGGCATGGTCAACTCGCAGGCCAGCGTTAATGTAACCACGAACAACATCGCTAATGCAGATGTGGCGGGGTATAAGAAGCAGACTCCAATTTATCAGACTTCAAGTTCCATTCAGACTCATGGGCTGACAGTTGGCACTGGCGCACAGATTGCCGGTATAGAGGCATCCATGAACTACTTTGTGGAGCAGCAGTATTTGGCAACATCTTCTGAAGCTGCAAAGTACAACCAGCAGCTTAGTTACCAGATGCAATTGGAAAGTACTCTCGGACAGTCTGACACAACTGGTTTGAACGCTGCACTGAGTGGATTTTTTAGCGCGTGGAATACTCTTGCTGCTGACCCGACCCAACCGGGGGCATGGGAAGAAGTGTTCAGTACTGCTCAAGGTATCGCGACTACTTATAATGATACCTACGCGCAGATGGAAAAGATCTACCAGTCCATTGATCAGGAAATTTCTGCTCAGGTTTCAGAAGCAAATGTTCTTATTGATGAGATTGCAGCACTGAATGCGCAGGTAGCAGCCAACCCTTCAGATAATCAGGCAGTTGATGCACGAGATCAGGCCATTCGTGAACTTTCTACCTATACGAATATTACTGTTGAGTATCAGACGGACGGAACAGTTACCGTACTGGCTGAAGGCCGGTATGCTCTGGTTGAAGGGCAGGAAACACATCATCTTTCCCACCAGCCTGCGCAGTCTCGTGAATCCTTGATGCCGTCCTCTACGTATGACGGTGGCGTAGAATTTAAGGGTGATTCCAGTGAAGAGATTATGATCGAATTCATTGATGACACCCATTACTATGCATCGCTTGATGGTGGGAAAACATGGATTACTGACGAAAGCGGTAACCCTGTGGTCTATGAAGCAGGCGACGCGGACGATCCTGAGAATGTTGCCGGAGTAGATATCTGGTTTTCAACAAACTCAGGAACTCATGCCACTGGCGATAGATACATCATAACTCCTAAGTCCGGTCTGTATCTGGAAAAAGGGGACGGCTCATATTTGAATCTGACCCCGATGACAGATGATCAGGGTGTGCTGGCTCAGGATAAGGCAACTTCCGGTTCCATCGCAGGTTTATTCATTACCCGTGATGATTCCATAAAGCCTACTATGGATGCCATGGATGGGTTGGCCGAGGCACTGATCTGGGAAACAAATGTGTTGCATTCCAAAGGAGCAGGGCTGGAACATCATACAAGCCTTTCTGGTTCCTATGATGTGAAAGACGCCACTGTGCCGCTTTCGGAAAGCGGGTTGTACTTTGCAGATAGGCTTGAGGCAGGAACCGTTGAGTATGTCTTATATAATGATGACGGTTCAGTTGCTTCTACTGTGTCCATTGATGTTGATCCGGTCACAGATTCCCTTGATGACATTGCAACAAAGATTAATACCGCATCTGGCGGAGACCTTACAGCAACAGTAACTGCGGAAGGCACGCTTGAACTGGCGTCCGGCTCGGGCTTGTCGTTTGAAGTAGCGCAAGATGATGCCAACCTGATGGCAGGGGTGGGGCTGAATACCTTTTTTACAGGTACCTCTGCCGATGCCATTGCTGTAAACGGGTACGTTGCCAACAACCCACAGCATATTAATGCTGGCAGCGTAAATGAAGATGGCTCTGTAGTCAGCGGTGATAACAGCATTGCTTTTCAGCTTGCGGCGCTTGCGGAGCAGGATGTGTCTATTACCGTTGGCACCGTGACCTACACGGATTCGCTTTCAAGTTTTTCCAGTATGATTGTGTCGGACGTAGGTGCAGATGTGATGCTTGCAGAACAGAATCAGGTATATGCACAGGGTTCCAATGAGTATTACTACGACTACCAGCTTTCTTCCAGCGGCGTGAACGTTGATGAGGAACAGGTCAACCTTATTAAATACCAGCAGCAGTATGAAGCATGTGTGAAGGTTATTACTACAGCACGTGACATGCTCGATGAAGTGTTGGACATGCTCTAG
- a CDS encoding flagellin N-terminal helical domain-containing protein, whose amino-acid sequence MRIATSQIYTASLQQINKSLNNVMELQMMTSTQKKLNAPSDDPSGAALSMQLRAYSATLLTYEENCTLGGNYLSTADGALQQSSELLMNVSELAEQAATETYTKEQMESMALELRQNMDSIYQVSNTKLGEVYLFSGNDIENSAYEKTVGVTIDDPSMTHTDIVSVQGDPSQTVYIQMTESGTIGGTEDLEYRYSTDGGDTWVTATLLAGETAIVTGEASITLAAGTTVTGEDGSGEGTNFYIRTAYEYAGSDEELTLAIGEDTTLDVTSNGSSIFGGIDPATGEPYPEPNLFEAMGDLLVYMETGNSEGVASCIETINDAYEQLLQRAASIGARQNTAQNTAIAISITKDRSISQISSVEDADATQLSVEMAQAEYVYQAVLSTTSNVFKLNLLSYL is encoded by the coding sequence ATGAGAATCGCAACATCCCAAATTTATACCGCCTCATTGCAGCAAATTAACAAGTCACTGAATAATGTGATGGAATTGCAGATGATGACCAGTACGCAGAAAAAACTGAATGCGCCTTCGGATGATCCCTCCGGTGCTGCTCTAAGTATGCAGTTGCGTGCCTATTCTGCAACGTTGCTTACGTATGAGGAGAACTGCACGCTCGGCGGGAACTATCTTTCAACAGCAGACGGGGCATTGCAGCAGAGTAGTGAGCTTTTGATGAATGTTAGCGAGCTTGCTGAGCAGGCCGCTACGGAAACATATACAAAAGAGCAGATGGAAAGCATGGCGTTGGAATTGCGCCAGAACATGGATTCCATCTATCAGGTCAGCAACACAAAGCTTGGTGAAGTGTATCTGTTCTCTGGAAATGATATTGAAAATAGTGCGTATGAAAAAACTGTGGGTGTAACTATCGATGATCCTTCAATGACTCATACGGATATTGTTTCCGTACAGGGGGATCCATCTCAGACTGTCTATATTCAGATGACGGAATCCGGAACCATCGGTGGAACGGAAGACCTTGAGTATCGGTACTCTACAGATGGTGGTGATACATGGGTAACAGCAACGTTGCTTGCTGGAGAAACAGCGATTGTAACTGGAGAGGCTTCAATAACACTGGCGGCCGGAACAACCGTAACTGGAGAGGACGGCAGTGGAGAAGGAACCAATTTCTACATCAGAACTGCCTATGAATATGCTGGCAGTGATGAAGAGTTAACTCTTGCTATCGGGGAAGATACAACCCTTGATGTTACGTCCAATGGTTCATCAATTTTCGGCGGCATAGATCCGGCAACGGGGGAACCGTATCCGGAACCGAATTTGTTTGAAGCAATGGGTGATCTGCTTGTCTACATGGAGACAGGAAATTCAGAAGGGGTCGCTTCTTGTATCGAAACGATTAACGATGCTTACGAGCAGTTGTTGCAACGCGCGGCCAGTATCGGTGCGAGGCAGAATACTGCCCAGAACACAGCGATTGCTATTTCTATTACTAAAGATCGCAGTATTTCTCAGATTAGCTCCGTGGAAGATGCAGACGCTACCCAGTTGTCTGTTGAAATGGCTCAGGCGGAATATGTGTATCAGGCTGTGCTTTCCACAACCTCTAATGTGTTTAAGCTTAACCTGTTAAGTTACTTATAG
- the fliD gene encoding flagellar filament capping protein FliD, translating into MSYISSVSSDVMAYQPATSSGAVNFTGLGNGTDFNEIIDAQLEAESYTKKNYEAKLAETEACASLLDELITSMGELSNTLDDMNSMSEFLEMAVTSSKDGVSGKVTGDIQEGSHTVEVNQLAQNDVWVNTGVSYSEPTDVVTTVDAVFAFECDGEEISIEVPANTTAQQLVDMINSDPVARDLVSADLLSDGDTLYFRLSSKETGADHAIVLSDTTTLGDYSTTEFENVRTAQNAQIKVDGFPSGADQWMERDSNTVDDVIPGLELTLSDVTEGPVNLTVTCDTEVTKENIESFVEEVNSLIYDIQVLSGRVVTYVEDEESGESMEAYTIDSYALDVVYNDLKSQLSMSVVGFSGEYDTYNALSQIGLYTDTNEGSDTFGQLLINEEELDDALEENPYAVAELLSCENTGISDTRGVQVTSTIDGITTPGAYGFEYIVVGGEIVSAKFNGEPATIDGNTVTAAAGTAAAGMVVEISDLSEGSHSADIRVKEGVVPQLQGAISTWTNAENGTLTTVVTTYDADATKLENDIYYQEERLAKMESDLRRKYSALDGRLAYYTNLQSSLTAMISQTG; encoded by the coding sequence ATGTCGTATATTTCTTCTGTATCTTCCGATGTTATGGCCTATCAGCCAGCAACGTCTTCTGGAGCTGTTAACTTTACCGGTCTTGGTAACGGAACAGACTTTAACGAGATTATTGATGCTCAGCTTGAGGCGGAAAGTTACACAAAGAAAAACTATGAAGCCAAGCTTGCAGAGACAGAGGCATGTGCTTCGCTGCTGGATGAGCTTATCACCTCAATGGGGGAACTGAGTAACACCTTGGACGATATGAACTCCATGAGCGAGTTTCTGGAAATGGCAGTTACGTCGTCTAAAGATGGGGTGTCAGGGAAGGTTACAGGAGATATTCAGGAGGGAAGCCATACTGTAGAGGTTAATCAACTGGCACAAAATGATGTCTGGGTGAATACAGGTGTTTCTTATTCTGAGCCGACAGACGTTGTGACAACTGTTGATGCGGTGTTTGCGTTTGAGTGTGATGGTGAAGAAATTTCCATTGAAGTGCCTGCAAATACTACTGCTCAGCAGTTGGTTGATATGATTAACAGTGACCCCGTGGCGCGTGATTTAGTCAGCGCAGATTTGTTGTCAGACGGTGATACCTTGTATTTCAGGCTTTCCAGTAAAGAAACCGGTGCTGATCATGCCATAGTTCTTTCTGATACCACAACGTTGGGTGACTACAGTACAACTGAGTTTGAGAACGTACGTACAGCCCAGAATGCGCAGATAAAGGTGGATGGCTTTCCTTCGGGTGCTGACCAGTGGATGGAGCGTGATTCAAACACGGTGGATGATGTCATTCCGGGGCTAGAGTTGACGTTATCAGACGTTACCGAAGGGCCGGTTAACCTCACTGTTACCTGTGATACGGAAGTAACTAAAGAGAATATTGAGTCATTTGTTGAGGAAGTTAACTCGCTTATTTACGACATTCAGGTTCTGAGCGGTCGAGTAGTTACGTATGTTGAAGATGAAGAGTCCGGCGAATCAATGGAAGCATACACTATTGATAGCTATGCATTGGATGTAGTCTACAATGATCTTAAGAGTCAGCTATCTATGTCAGTTGTTGGTTTCAGCGGTGAATACGATACATATAATGCTTTGTCGCAAATCGGTTTGTACACAGATACGAATGAAGGCTCTGACACATTTGGCCAATTGCTGATTAATGAAGAAGAACTGGATGATGCTCTTGAAGAAAATCCATACGCTGTTGCTGAGTTGTTGAGTTGTGAAAATACTGGGATTAGTGACACAAGAGGAGTGCAGGTAACCTCCACCATTGATGGTATTACGACACCTGGAGCTTATGGATTTGAATACATTGTTGTGGGGGGAGAGATTGTTTCCGCAAAGTTCAACGGTGAACCTGCTACCATCGATGGTAATACAGTTACAGCTGCAGCGGGGACTGCCGCTGCTGGTATGGTGGTTGAAATTTCAGATCTTTCAGAAGGAAGTCATTCTGCAGATATCCGTGTAAAAGAAGGTGTGGTGCCGCAGCTTCAGGGAGCTATTAGTACATGGACAAACGCTGAAAATGGCACCTTGACGACTGTTGTAACTACTTACGATGCTGACGCAACCAAATTGGAAAACGACATTTATTACCAAGAAGAGCGGCTTGCAAAAATGGAGTCCGATTTGCGGCGGAAATATTCCGCATTGGATGGTCGGCTGGCTTATTATACCAATTTGCAGAGTAGCTTAACAGCCATGATTTCACAGACAGGATAG
- the fdnG gene encoding formate dehydrogenase-N subunit alpha, whose protein sequence is MRMQRRTFLKTTAAAVTATAFTGLGPAFAMDSVVKEAGGSKIQWSKQTTSICAFCSVGCGLLVHTNKSTGRVVNVEGNSDHPINRGSLCAKGASSIQMTVNADRPTKCMYRAPYSDKFEVKDWEWCKKRIAKLIKKSRDESFEEKNADDKVVNRTMGIASLGSAALDNEECYAMHSFMRSLGLVYVEHQARIUHSATVAALGESFGRGAMTNHWNDLQNSDCILIMGSNPAENHPISFKWVTKAQRAGAKVIHVDPRFTRTSTRSDMHAALRSGTDIAVLGGMINYILQEKRYFKEYMVEYTNASFIVGEDFGFKDGLFTGFDPVTRSYDKSKWAFEMDGNGVPKQDKSLQHPRCVLQIMKKHYERYTLDKVSSMSGVSVEDLKQLYTLYTETGTAKKAGTIMYAMGWTQHSVGVQNIRAMAIIQLMLGNMGVAGGGVNALRGECNVQGSTDYALLYHILPGYLKTPLAGQDTFEQYNKAFTPVSKDPKSANWWSNYPKYSASLIKAMYENDDPKDAYNYLPRLDSHKASQYSWLPLIDRMADGKFSGALIWGMNPACSGSDSEKTRKALGELDWMVNVNLFTCETSDFWKGPGMDPKSIKTETFYLPCASAIEKEGSVSNSGRWMQWRYKAQEPQDGVLTDGHYFHELWEELVHLYNEEGGAYPEPITHLTFNSMCEADENGHYHFSAQQTARLCNGWFTRDVEVKGKKFKKGQQVPSFAYLQDDGSTTSGNWLYCNSYTDEGNKAERHDSTQTAEQAKIGLYPNWTWCWPVNRRIIYNRASCDPKGNPWNPEKAVIKWNGEKWVGDVPDGGWAPGTKHPFIMLKHGMGQLFGPGRTDGPLPEYYEPLECPVDNHAFSKQLHNPTAVHFEDEEKAVADERFPFVASTYRVTEHWQTGSMTRWMSWLVEAEPQMFVEISPELAKLRGFENGEKVVVESVRGSLWAIAMVTDRIKPYKIAGKDVHMVGMPWHYGWVTPKGGGDSANLVTPNVGDPNTGIPEYKAFMVNVRKWKEGDA, encoded by the coding sequence TTGCGAATGCAAAGAAGAACGTTTTTGAAGACGACTGCAGCTGCAGTAACTGCTACCGCATTTACAGGATTGGGGCCTGCATTTGCGATGGACAGTGTTGTGAAAGAAGCTGGGGGGAGTAAAATCCAGTGGAGCAAACAGACCACATCTATCTGTGCGTTCTGTTCTGTAGGTTGTGGTCTACTTGTTCATACTAATAAATCAACCGGACGCGTTGTAAACGTTGAAGGTAACAGTGACCATCCGATTAACCGTGGTTCTCTTTGTGCTAAAGGTGCTAGCTCCATCCAGATGACTGTAAACGCGGACAGACCTACCAAATGTATGTACCGCGCACCATACAGTGACAAGTTTGAAGTGAAAGATTGGGAATGGTGTAAAAAGCGTATTGCCAAGCTTATCAAAAAGTCTCGTGACGAGTCTTTTGAAGAGAAGAATGCAGACGACAAGGTTGTTAACCGTACCATGGGTATTGCTTCCTTGGGTTCCGCTGCACTTGATAACGAAGAATGCTACGCAATGCATTCCTTCATGCGTTCCCTTGGTCTGGTGTATGTGGAACACCAGGCGCGTATCTGACACAGCGCAACTGTAGCGGCTCTGGGAGAGTCGTTCGGACGCGGTGCGATGACCAACCACTGGAATGATTTACAGAACAGTGATTGTATTTTGATTATGGGCAGTAACCCTGCTGAAAACCATCCAATTTCTTTTAAGTGGGTAACAAAGGCACAACGTGCTGGCGCTAAAGTAATCCACGTAGACCCTCGCTTTACCCGTACCTCTACACGTTCCGATATGCATGCCGCGCTTCGTTCCGGTACTGACATTGCGGTTCTTGGCGGTATGATTAACTATATTTTACAGGAGAAGCGCTACTTTAAAGAGTACATGGTGGAGTACACCAACGCTTCTTTCATTGTAGGTGAAGATTTCGGCTTTAAAGACGGCTTGTTTACCGGTTTTGACCCTGTTACCCGTTCCTATGATAAGTCCAAGTGGGCGTTTGAAATGGATGGTAACGGTGTGCCGAAGCAGGACAAGTCTCTTCAGCATCCACGCTGCGTTTTACAGATTATGAAGAAGCACTACGAGCGTTACACTCTCGATAAAGTGTCTTCCATGTCCGGTGTGTCTGTTGAAGATTTGAAGCAGCTTTACACACTGTACACTGAAACCGGTACAGCTAAGAAAGCCGGTACCATTATGTACGCAATGGGCTGGACCCAGCATTCCGTTGGCGTACAGAACATTCGTGCAATGGCTATTATCCAGCTTATGCTTGGTAACATGGGTGTTGCAGGCGGCGGTGTTAACGCGTTGCGTGGCGAATGTAACGTACAGGGTTCAACAGACTACGCGCTGCTGTACCACATCCTTCCGGGTTACCTCAAAACTCCACTTGCTGGTCAGGATACTTTTGAACAGTACAACAAGGCATTTACTCCGGTTTCCAAAGATCCGAAGAGTGCAAACTGGTGGAGCAACTATCCTAAGTATTCTGCAAGCCTTATCAAGGCGATGTATGAAAACGATGATCCGAAAGATGCTTACAACTACCTGCCGCGTCTCGATTCTCATAAAGCCAGTCAGTACTCATGGCTTCCGCTTATCGACCGCATGGCAGACGGCAAGTTCTCCGGTGCTCTTATCTGGGGGATGAACCCTGCCTGCTCCGGCTCAGACTCTGAGAAAACCCGTAAGGCGCTCGGTGAGTTGGACTGGATGGTAAACGTAAACCTGTTTACCTGTGAAACCAGTGACTTCTGGAAAGGTCCGGGGATGGATCCTAAGTCCATCAAAACAGAGACTTTCTACCTGCCGTGTGCATCTGCTATCGAAAAAGAGGGCTCCGTTTCCAACTCCGGCCGTTGGATGCAGTGGCGTTACAAAGCTCAGGAACCGCAGGATGGCGTATTGACCGACGGTCACTACTTCCATGAACTGTGGGAAGAGCTTGTGCACCTTTACAATGAAGAGGGTGGCGCATATCCGGAACCAATCACTCACCTTACTTTTAACAGCATGTGTGAAGCGGATGAAAATGGTCATTACCACTTCAGCGCTCAGCAGACTGCACGCTTGTGTAACGGCTGGTTCACCCGTGATGTGGAAGTAAAAGGTAAGAAGTTTAAGAAAGGACAGCAGGTTCCTAGCTTCGCATATCTTCAGGACGACGGTTCTACCACTTCCGGTAACTGGCTCTACTGTAACTCCTACACAGATGAAGGAAACAAAGCAGAGCGCCACGACAGCACCCAGACAGCAGAGCAGGCAAAAATCGGTCTGTACCCTAACTGGACTTGGTGTTGGCCTGTTAACCGTCGCATCATCTACAACAGAGCTTCCTGTGATCCAAAGGGTAATCCGTGGAACCCAGAGAAGGCTGTAATCAAGTGGAACGGCGAAAAGTGGGTCGGTGACGTGCCGGACGGCGGCTGGGCACCTGGTACCAAACATCCGTTCATCATGCTTAAGCATGGTATGGGTCAGCTCTTTGGCCCTGGTCGTACAGACGGGCCTCTTCCGGAATACTACGAGCCGCTTGAGTGTCCTGTAGATAACCACGCATTCTCCAAGCAGTTGCACAACCCGACTGCTGTTCATTTTGAAGATGAAGAAAAAGCTGTAGCCGATGAACGCTTCCCGTTTGTTGCATCTACCTACCGTGTAACAGAACACTGGCAGACAGGTTCCATGACTCGCTGGATGAGCTGGCTTGTGGAAGCTGAGCCGCAGATGTTTGTAGAGATCAGCCCAGAGCTTGCAAAACTTCGTGGCTTTGAGAACGGCGAAAAAGTCGTTGTTGAAAGCGTACGTGGTTCCCTGTGGGCGATTGCAATGGTTACTGATCGTATTAAACCGTACAAAATTGCCGGAAAAGACGTGCATATGGTCGGCATGCCTTGGCATTACGGTTGGGTAACACCGAAAGGCGGTGGCGATTCTGCAAACTTGGTTACCCCGAACGTAGGTGACCCGAACACCGGTATTCCAGAGTACAAAGCCTTTATGGTTAACGTACGCAAATGGAAGGAGGGTGATGCATAA
- a CDS encoding 4Fe-4S dicluster domain-containing protein: protein MIKGKAFFVDLTLCTACRGCQVACKQWKDLPAEETRNVGSHQNPQDLSSKTIRLVRFNEVKEDGKLKWLFFPEQCRHCIEPPCKYIGNMYAKGAVKQDPTTGAVVMTEKTVGMNRLESWELCPYNVPRRDKETGIWNKCDMCINRVTKGMLPACVKSCPTGTMNFGDRDEMLALAKARLAEVQKTNPNAYLADPEHVRVIYLCESAPENYHSNLVASAAQHETLVAAAPKANPVTRRGMFKSVLGGNEKA, encoded by the coding sequence ATGATTAAAGGTAAAGCTTTTTTTGTAGACCTTACCCTGTGTACTGCATGTCGCGGGTGTCAGGTGGCCTGCAAGCAGTGGAAAGACCTTCCGGCAGAAGAAACCCGAAACGTGGGCTCTCACCAGAATCCGCAGGACCTTTCTTCAAAAACAATCCGTCTTGTACGCTTTAACGAAGTAAAAGAAGACGGAAAGCTTAAGTGGTTGTTCTTCCCTGAGCAGTGTCGTCACTGCATTGAGCCGCCATGCAAGTACATTGGCAACATGTATGCAAAAGGCGCTGTTAAACAGGATCCTACAACTGGCGCTGTTGTCATGACAGAAAAAACTGTTGGTATGAACCGTCTCGAAAGCTGGGAGCTCTGCCCGTACAATGTTCCGCGTCGTGATAAAGAAACCGGCATCTGGAACAAGTGCGACATGTGTATCAACCGCGTGACCAAAGGTATGCTTCCTGCTTGTGTGAAGAGCTGTCCTACCGGTACCATGAACTTTGGTGACCGTGACGAAATGCTTGCATTAGCGAAAGCACGTCTTGCGGAAGTGCAGAAGACCAACCCAAATGCGTATCTTGCAGATCCGGAACACGTTCGCGTGATCTATCTTTGTGAATCCGCACCTGAAAACTACCATAGCAACCTTGTTGCTTCCGCAGCACAGCATGAAACTCTGGTAGCGGCAGCGCCAAAAGCGAACCCCGTAACTCGTCGTGGCATGTTTAAAAGCGTGTTGGGCGGAAACGAAAAAGCATAA
- a CDS encoding cytochrome c3 family protein has product MKKICIICLLCICAIATVAFAEEAVTSGPDDIVINRVQGNSDRDLSVTFNHSSHEGYSCNTCHHKWKDPEAKPKFSAPVKDTKPPKGCVSCHNNTTLEKSNKWRSYFRAMHKKGVRPSCLSCHLEEFENDKEMTGCYESACHPDGLY; this is encoded by the coding sequence ATGAAAAAAATATGTATCATTTGTCTGCTTTGTATTTGTGCAATCGCAACCGTTGCTTTTGCAGAAGAAGCAGTAACATCAGGGCCGGATGACATTGTTATTAACCGCGTTCAGGGTAATAGTGATCGTGATCTGTCCGTTACGTTTAATCACTCCAGCCACGAAGGGTATTCATGTAATACATGTCATCATAAGTGGAAGGATCCGGAAGCAAAACCTAAGTTCAGTGCTCCAGTAAAAGACACCAAGCCGCCAAAGGGCTGCGTGTCTTGTCATAACAACACTACACTGGAAAAAAGCAACAAATGGCGTTCTTACTTCCGTGCAATGCACAAAAAAGGCGTGCGTCCATCCTGTCTTTCCTGTCATCTCGAAGAGTTTGAGAACGACAAAGAAATGACCGGTTGCTACGAATCCGCATGTCACCCTGACGGACTTTACTAA